The genomic region GCCCGCTTCAGCGTGCGTCCCCTGTTCGAGACGCACCTGGCCGAGGACGCGCGCGGCATGGTGGACACGGTGATCCGCACCTACTCCCTTTCGGCGCGGCAAGTGCTGGAACAGTGGGAGGCCACCTGCCCGCCAGAGGTGCGCCGACGTGCGCAGGAGGAGCCCGAGGCCCGCGTCAACCTTATCCACGCGGTGTTCCCCCGTCCCGAACGCGACCCGGCAAGCCCGGCCAGCGCGCACTTCCCCTACGCCTGCGTCTTTGTGGAGCAGGACAGCGGCGCGCTGCTGGAGGAATCCGGCTACCACGAGATGCCGTACATGTGCCCGCGCTGGGCCAAGGTTTCGGGCGAGGCCTACGGCCGGGGGCCGGGCCTCACCGCCCTGTCCGATGTGCGCGTGCTCAACGCCATGAGCCGCACCGCCCTCATGGCGGCGGAGAAGATGTCCGATCCGCCGCTCATGGTGCCGGACGACGGCTTCCTGGGGCCGGTGCGCTCCGGGCCGGGCGGGCTGTCGTACTACCGCGCGGGCTCCCAGGACCGCATCGAGGCCCTGCCCGTGCGGGTGGACCTCTCGGCCATCGAGGCCATGATCGAGCGGCGCAGGCAAAGCATCCGCCGCATCTTCCTGGCCGACCAGCTGGCCCCGGAGGCCGTGAACAGCACCGCCACCGAAGCCCTCATCCGGCAGGCGGAAAAGATGCGCATCCTGGGGCCGGTGCTGGGACGCCTGCAGACCGAGTTCCTGGCCCCGCTCATTGAGCGCGCCTTCAACATTCTGCTGCGCGAGGGCGAACTGCCCCCCTGGCCCAAGGACCTGCCCCAGGGCAGCCTGCGGGTGGACTACGCCAGCCCGGTGGCCCAGGCACAGCGCCAGGCCGAGGCCGAAAACCTGGCCCAGGCCGTGCGCTACCTGCAACCCCTGCTCGGCGGAGGCGACCCCTTCAGCATCATG from Humidesulfovibrio mexicanus harbors:
- a CDS encoding portal protein encodes the protein MSARRNPTRPAPAEPAAQAVLDRLASLREARGHWLPSWRELAAQIMPRKGLVLPGQGQQPADEAVFDSTPAHSLELLASALGGLLTNPALPWFDLRLGRGAPDNDEVRAFLADCRERLLSLFNTEATGFQACVHELYLDLCLFGTAVLSVEADPDCLARFSVRPLFETHLAEDARGMVDTVIRTYSLSARQVLEQWEATCPPEVRRRAQEEPEARVNLIHAVFPRPERDPASPASAHFPYACVFVEQDSGALLEESGYHEMPYMCPRWAKVSGEAYGRGPGLTALSDVRVLNAMSRTALMAAEKMSDPPLMVPDDGFLGPVRSGPGGLSYYRAGSQDRIEALPVRVDLSAIEAMIERRRQSIRRIFLADQLAPEAVNSTATEALIRQAEKMRILGPVLGRLQTEFLAPLIERAFNILLREGELPPWPKDLPQGSLRVDYASPVAQAQRQAEAENLAQAVRYLQPLLGGGDPFSIMDNFEPDAMARHAATLFGLPPEYLRPQDRVAAIRAARQEAAMQAHTPAPAAARRTTAK